A region of Acipenser ruthenus chromosome 51, fAciRut3.2 maternal haplotype, whole genome shotgun sequence DNA encodes the following proteins:
- the LOC131722797 gene encoding transmembrane protein 151B-like, with the protein MQGVTVTGEAPMLSQGEREEQRPLKQSLSGSLCRESHWKCLILSLLMYGCFAALAWCGLSRVPASGYLDGAPLSLDSPCSSGYVYIPLAFLTMLYVIYLVECWHCYSKSAGQQRAEISGVYERVQRMQQSTPCIWWKAISYHYIRRTRQVTRYRNGDAYTTTEVYHERVNTHASSSEFDYSHHGVKDVSKELLGLSDYPATRLRFTKCFSFADSEAETAYLTQRARFFSDNEGLDDYMEAREGMHLKNVDFKEHMIAFPDPLRPPWYTRRGVFWAASCLTLSWPLRVIADYRTAFVHYHVEKLFGLDRGAPTPEELGYAGGRIPRVNTVDMTEVEWHIRSNQQVVPSYSEALLMDGTVAGYPAYMQNCQRCRRSVSSSSLPPRAPSRLPFSRSRFSLGRLQPSRRTCLFRSFSGRLDESSPSDGTPEDQPPLPPPYQDALYFPVLIVHGDESCHRDGTPPPQWDPSLL; encoded by the exons ATGCAGGGAGTCACGGTAACCGGGGAGGCTCCGATGCTCAGCCAGGGAGAGCGAGAAGAG CAGCGGCCCCTCAAGCAGTCTCTGAGCGGCTCCCTGTGCCGCGAGTCCCACTGGAAGTGCCTCATCCTGTCCCTGCTCATGTACGGCTGCTTCGCGGCTCTGGCCTGGTGCGGGCTCTCCCGGGTCCCAGCCTCGGGGTACCTGGACGGGGCTCCTCTCTCCCTTGACAGCCCCTGCTCCAGCGGCTACGTCTACATCCCCCTGGCCTTCCTCACCATGCTCTACGTGATCTACCTGGTGGAGTGCTGGCACTGCTACTCCAAGAGTGCCGGGCAGCAGCGGGCGGAGATCAGCGGGGTCTACGAACGGGTCCAGCGCATGCAGCAGTCCACTCCCTGCATCTGGTGGAAGGCGATCAGCTACCACTACATCCGCAGGACCAGGCAGGTGACGCGCTACCGCAACGGGGACGCCTACACCACCACGGAGGTCTACCACGAGCGGGTCAACACCCACGCCTCCAGCTCCGAGTTCGACTACTCCCACCACGGGGTGAAGGACGTTTCCAAAGAGCTGCTGGGGCTGTCTGACTACCCTGCCACCCGGCTCCGTTTCACCAAGTGCTTCAGCTTCGCTGACTCGGAGGCCGAGACCGCCTACCTGACCCAGCGGGCCCGCTTCTTCAGCGACAACGAAGGGCTGGACGATTACATGGAGGCGCGGGAGGGGATGCATTTGAAGAACGTGGATTTCAAAGAGCACATGATCGCTTTCCCGGACCCTCTCCGGCCCCCTTGGTACACCCGGCGCGGGGTCTTCTGGGCGGCCTCCTGCCTCACCCTGTCCTGGCCGCTGAGGGTCATCGCGGACTACCGCACCGCCTTCGTGCACTACCACGTTGAGAAGCTGTTCGGGCTGGATCGCGGGGCGCCGACCCCGGAGGAGCTGGGGTACGCCGGGGGGCGCATCCCCCGGGTCAACACGGTCGACATGACTGAGGTGGAGTGGCACATCCGCTCCAACCAGCAGGTGGTGCCCAGTTATTCGGAAGCCCTCCTGATGGACGGGACGGTAGCCGGCTACCCGGCTTACATGCAGAACTGCCAGCGGTGCCGGCGGTCCGTCAGCAGCTCCTCGCTCCCTCCGCGGGCTCCGTCCCGGCTCCCGTTCAGCCGCAGCCGCTTCTCCCTGGGCCGGCTCCAGCCCTCCCGCCGCACCTGCCTCTTCCGCAGCTTCAGCGGCCGGCTGGACGAGAGCAGCCCGTCGGACGGGACCCCCGAGGACCAGccgcccctccctcccccctacCAGGACGCCCTGTACTTCCCGGTGCTGATCGTGCACGGCGATGAGAGCTGTCACCGAGACGGGACCCCCCCGCCGCAATGGgacccctccctgctgtga